The genome window GCCTTGACGGGTCGGGCATAATCGGCGCCATGGCCACGTGGGGAAAGTTCCCGGACGAGGACGCGCCGAAGGCGGTGGTGGCGCTGGCCGAGCAGGTCGCGGGGGACGGAGGCGTCGCCCTCGCCCTCTACCGTGAGCCGGTGGGCGATCACTGGCACATCTTCTGTCTCCTGCCCATGGACAAGGTGGAGCCGACCCCGTATCAGCGCGACCTCTCGCCGACGCACGCCAAGCGGCTGCAGGAGGTGGTCAGGAAGATCGACCGCTTCGTGGATCCCATCGTGGTGATGTCGCCGAAGCCGGGCCTCTACTGGACGCCCAACGGCAATCACCGCCGCGTGGTGCTGGAGAAGCTCAAGGCCAAGCTGGTGCCCGCTATCCTCGTACCCGAGCCCGAGGTCGCCTTCCAGATCCTCGCGCTGAACACGGAGAAGGCGCACAACCTCAAGGAGAAGTCCCTCGAGGTCATTCGCATGTACCGGGGGCTGGTGGACGACGAGCCCGAGAGCGGGGAGGAAGGCTACGCCTTCCAGTTCGAGGCTCCCCATTTCATCACCCTGGGGCTTCTCTACGAGAAGAACAAGCGCTTCGCGGGCGGCGCCTTCGCGCCCATCCTGCGACGCGTGGACAAGTTCCTGAAGGGGCGCTTCCCGAAGACGCTCGGGGAGCGGGAGGAGCGCGCCGAGCTGGTCCGCGAAGCCGACGAGGCGCTCGTGGAGGTGGTGGCCAAGATCAAGAAGCGCGGGATCAATCATCCCTACGTGAAGAACTTCGTGCTCGCCCGCACGACGCCCCTCACCCGGCAGCGCAAGACCCTGCCCTCCTTCGACCAGACGTTCAAGAAGCTGAAAGAGAATATCGAGGACTTCGACATCGCCAAGGTCCGCTACGAAGACATCCAGCGCTCGGCCATCATGGGCGCTCCCGCGGCGGGTTGAGCGCGCGCCGCATGGCCGCCCCCGTCAAGCTCGGCGACGCGGAAATTTCCGCGAGGCTCTCCAAGCTGCCCGGCTGGAGCCTGGAGGGCGGCAAGCTTCACCGGGCCTTCGTCTTCCGCGACTTCGTCGAGGCCTGGAGCTTCATGAGCGGGGCCGCCCTCGCCGCCGAGTCCATGGGCCATCACCCCGAGTGGTCCAATGTCTGGAACCGTGTCACCGTCGACCTGACCACGCATGACGCCGG of Candidatus Methylomirabilota bacterium contains these proteins:
- a CDS encoding chromosome partitioning protein ParB, translated to LDGSGIIGAMATWGKFPDEDAPKAVVALAEQVAGDGGVALALYREPVGDHWHIFCLLPMDKVEPTPYQRDLSPTHAKRLQEVVRKIDRFVDPIVVMSPKPGLYWTPNGNHRRVVLEKLKAKLVPAILVPEPEVAFQILALNTEKAHNLKEKSLEVIRMYRGLVDDEPESGEEGYAFQFEAPHFITLGLLYEKNKRFAGGAFAPILRRVDKFLKGRFPKTLGEREERAELVREADEALVEVVAKIKKRGINHPYVKNFVLARTTPLTRQRKTLPSFDQTFKKLKENIEDFDIAKVRYEDIQRSAIMGAPAAG
- a CDS encoding 4a-hydroxytetrahydrobiopterin dehydratase gives rise to the protein MAAPVKLGDAEISARLSKLPGWSLEGGKLHRAFVFRDFVEAWSFMSGAALAAESMGHHPEWSNVWNRVTVDLTTHDAGGLTALDFDLAARMQALASRLA